A stretch of the Nicotiana tabacum cultivar K326 chromosome 6, ASM71507v2, whole genome shotgun sequence genome encodes the following:
- the LOC107794820 gene encoding uncharacterized protein LOC107794820 — protein sequence MKINLQKLPLAIKPFILSLFLSLSFLAFLSLQTPRHSLQKPTTANLPPDLRIRPGYSSYDAYIERQLNKTLNPKLRQIWTTRDWDRKVRVFSEFFENLKLRGFLSNNSKALCVGARVGQEVAALKRVGVNDSVGIDLVPYHPLVIKGDFHHQPFDDGTFDLEFSNVFDHALYPWKFVGEIERTLKPGGICVLHVALSRRADKYSANDLYSVEPLKELYKRSELVEVRRIDGFGLDTEVVFRKKKK from the coding sequence ATGAAGATAAATCTTCAGAAACTGCCTCTAGCCATCAAGCCTTTCATCCTttccctctttctctctctctccttcttAGCCTTCCTTTCTTTACAAACTCCACGTCACTCTCTCCAAAAACCCACCACCGCTAACCTCCCACCGGATCTCCGAATCCGACCCGGTTATTCTTCCTACGATGCATACATCGAGCGCCAGCTCAACAAGACCCTCAACCCCAAACTCCGACAAATCTGGACAACTCGGGATTGGGATCGCAAAGTCCGCGTCTTCTCCGAATTCTTCGAAAATTTAAAGCTTCGTGGTTTCTTATCTAATAATTCAAAAGCTCTTTGTGTTGGTGCACGGGTCGGGCAGGAAGTGGCGGCACTAAAACGGGTCGGAGTTAACGATTCAGTTGGCATTGATCTGGTACCTTATCATCCGTTAGTGATTAAAGGTGACTTTCATCATCAGCCGTTCGATGATGGGACTTTTGATTTAGAGTTTTCGAATGTGTTTGATCATGCGCTTTATCCATGGAAGTTCGTCGGCGAGATCGAACGGACGTTAAAGCCCGGCGGGATTTGCGTGTTACACGTGGCGTTATCTAGACGGGCTGATAAGTATTCGGCTAATGATTTGTACAGTGTGGAGCCACTTAAGGAATTGTACAAGAGGTCTGAGCTGGTTGAGGTAAGGCGCATTGATGGATTCGGGTTGGATACTGAGGTGGTTTTTAGGAAGAAGAAAAAGTAG